The Pan troglodytes isolate AG18354 chromosome 1, NHGRI_mPanTro3-v2.0_pri, whole genome shotgun sequence genome includes a region encoding these proteins:
- the FGR gene encoding tyrosine-protein kinase Fgr isoform X2, with protein sequence MGGYYITTRVQFNSVQELVQHYMEVNDGLCNLLIAPCTIMKPQTLGLAKDAWEISRSSITLERRLGTGCFGDVWLGTWNGSTKVAVKTLKPGTMSPKAFLEEAQVMKLLRHDKLVQLYAVVSEEPIYIVTEFMCHGSLLDFLKNPEGQDLRLPQLVDMAAQVAEGMAYMERMNYIHRDLRAANILVGERLACKIADFGLARLIKDDEYNPCQGSKFPIKWTAPEAALFGRFTIKSDVWSFGILLTELITKGRIPYPGMNKREVLEQVEQGYHMPCPPGCPASLYEAMEQTWRLDPEERPTFEYLQSFLEDYFTSAEPQYQPGDQT encoded by the exons ATGGGCGGCTACTACATCACCACACGGGTTCAGTTCAACTCGGTGCAGGAGCTGGTGCAGCACTACATGG AGGTGAATGACGGGCTGTGCAACCTGCTCATCGCGCCCTGCACCATCATGAAGCCGCAGACGCTGGGCCTGGCCAAGGACGCCTGGGAGATCAGCCGCAGCTCCATCACGCTGGAGCGCCGGCTGGGCACCGGCTGCTTCGGGGATGTGTGGCTGG GCACGTGGAACGGCAGCACTAAGGTGGCGGTGAAGACGCTGAAGCCGGGCACCATGTCCCCGAaggccttcctggaggaggcgcAGGTCATGAAGCTGCTGCGGCACGACAAGCTGGTGCAGCTGTACGCCGTGGTGTCCGAGGAGCCCATCTACATCGTGACCGAGTTCATGTGTCACG GCAGCTTGCTGGATTTTCTCAAGAACCCAGAGGGCCAGGATTTGAGGCTGCCCCAATTGGTGGACATGGCAGCCCAG GTAGCTGAGGGCATGGCCTACATGGAACGCATGAACTACATTCACCGCGACCTGAGGGCAGCCAACATCCTGGTTGGGGAGCGGCTGGCGTGCAAGATCGCAGACTTTGGCTTGGCGCGTCTCATCAAGGACGATGAGTACAACCCCTGCCAAG GTTCCAAGTTCCCCATCAAGTGGACAGCCCCAGAAGCTGCCCTCTTTGGCAGATTCACCATCAAGTCAGACGTGTGGTCCTTTGGGATCCTGCTCACTGAGCTCATCACCAAGGGCCGAATCCCCTACCCAG GCATGAATAAACGGGAAGTGTTGGAACAGGTGGAGCAGGGCTACCACATGCCGTGCCCTCCAGGCTGCCCAGCATCCCTGTACGAGGCCATGGAACAGACCTGGCGTCTGGACCCAGAGGAGAGGCCTACCTTCGAGTACCTGCAGTCCTTCCTGGAGGACTACTTCACCTCTGCTGAACCACAGTACCAGCCCGGGGATCAGACATAG
- the FGR gene encoding tyrosine-protein kinase Fgr isoform X1 — MGCVFCKKLEPAPTAKEDAGLEGDFRSYGAADHYGPDPTKARPASSFAHIPNYSNFSSQAINPGFLDSGTIRGVSGIGVTLFIALYDYEARTEDDLTFTKGEKFHILNNTEGDWWEARSLSSGKTGCIPSNYVAPVDSIQAEEWYFGKIGRKDAERQLLSPGNPQGAFLIRESETTKGAYSLSIRDWDQTRGDHVKHYKIRKLDMGGYYITTRVQFNSVQELVQHYMEVNDGLCNLLIAPCTIMKPQTLGLAKDAWEISRSSITLERRLGTGCFGDVWLGTWNGSTKVAVKTLKPGTMSPKAFLEEAQVMKLLRHDKLVQLYAVVSEEPIYIVTEFMCHGSLLDFLKNPEGQDLRLPQLVDMAAQVAEGMAYMERMNYIHRDLRAANILVGERLACKIADFGLARLIKDDEYNPCQGSKFPIKWTAPEAALFGRFTIKSDVWSFGILLTELITKGRIPYPGMNKREVLEQVEQGYHMPCPPGCPASLYEAMEQTWRLDPEERPTFEYLQSFLEDYFTSAEPQYQPGDQT; from the exons ATGGGCTGTGTGTTCTGCAAGAAATTGGAGCCGGCGCCCACGGCCAAGGAGGATGCTGGCCTGGAAGGGGACTTCAGAAGCTACGGGGCAGCAGACCACTATGGGCCTGACCCCACTAAGGCCCGGCCTGCATCCTCATTTGCCCACATCCCCAACTACAGCAACTTCTCCTCTCAGGCCATCAACCCTGGCTTCCTTGATAGTGGCACCATCAGGGGTGTGTCAG GGATTGGGGTGACCCTGTTCATTGCCCTGTATGACTATGAGGCTCGAACTGAGGATGACCTCACCTTCACCAAGGGCGAGAAGTTCCACATCCTGAACAATAC TGAAGGTGACTGGTGGGAGGCTCGGTCTCTCAGCTCCGGAAAAACTGGCTGCATTCCCAGCAACTATGTGGCCCCTGTTGACTCCATCCAGGCTGAAGA GTGGTACTTTGGAAAGATTGGGAGAAAGGATGCAGAGAGGCAACTGCTTTCACCAGGCAACCCCCAGGGGGCCTTTCTCATTCGGGAAAGCGAGACCACCAAAG GTGCCTACTCCCTGTCCATCCGGGACTGGGATCAGACCAGAGGCGATCATGTGAAGCATTACAAGATCCGCAAACTGGACATGGGCGGCTACTACATCACCACACGGGTTCAGTTCAACTCGGTGCAGGAGCTGGTGCAGCACTACATGG AGGTGAATGACGGGCTGTGCAACCTGCTCATCGCGCCCTGCACCATCATGAAGCCGCAGACGCTGGGCCTGGCCAAGGACGCCTGGGAGATCAGCCGCAGCTCCATCACGCTGGAGCGCCGGCTGGGCACCGGCTGCTTCGGGGATGTGTGGCTGG GCACGTGGAACGGCAGCACTAAGGTGGCGGTGAAGACGCTGAAGCCGGGCACCATGTCCCCGAaggccttcctggaggaggcgcAGGTCATGAAGCTGCTGCGGCACGACAAGCTGGTGCAGCTGTACGCCGTGGTGTCCGAGGAGCCCATCTACATCGTGACCGAGTTCATGTGTCACG GCAGCTTGCTGGATTTTCTCAAGAACCCAGAGGGCCAGGATTTGAGGCTGCCCCAATTGGTGGACATGGCAGCCCAG GTAGCTGAGGGCATGGCCTACATGGAACGCATGAACTACATTCACCGCGACCTGAGGGCAGCCAACATCCTGGTTGGGGAGCGGCTGGCGTGCAAGATCGCAGACTTTGGCTTGGCGCGTCTCATCAAGGACGATGAGTACAACCCCTGCCAAG GTTCCAAGTTCCCCATCAAGTGGACAGCCCCAGAAGCTGCCCTCTTTGGCAGATTCACCATCAAGTCAGACGTGTGGTCCTTTGGGATCCTGCTCACTGAGCTCATCACCAAGGGCCGAATCCCCTACCCAG GCATGAATAAACGGGAAGTGTTGGAACAGGTGGAGCAGGGCTACCACATGCCGTGCCCTCCAGGCTGCCCAGCATCCCTGTACGAGGCCATGGAACAGACCTGGCGTCTGGACCCAGAGGAGAGGCCTACCTTCGAGTACCTGCAGTCCTTCCTGGAGGACTACTTCACCTCTGCTGAACCACAGTACCAGCCCGGGGATCAGACATAG